In Shewanella psychrotolerans, the genomic stretch CTTCGTTTAATTTTTAACATAGCGTGGTTTTTATTGGGAGGGTTTGTGATGGGGCTTGCGTGGTGGTTAGCGGGCCTTATCTGCTTTATTAGTATTATTGGCATTCCGTTTGGCCGCGCTTGCTTTGTCATTGGTGAGATGACTTTTTGGCCATTTGGTCAAGAAAGTATTAATCGTAAATCACTGACGGGGTCAGAGGACTTTGGCACCGGCCCACTTGGGATGATAGGCAACATCATCTGGTTTTTATTTTTTGGGATCTGGCTCGCTATTGGTCATATTACCCATGCTCTGGCATGTTTTATCACTATTATCGGTATCCCCTTCGGGCTCCAACATCTTAAACTCGCTATTCTAAGCTTAACGCCAATTGGCCAAACCATAACCGCTAAGGCTTAACGCGCCAAAATACTTCAATAGAGACCTAGCTTAGGTCTCTAGCGCCAATTTAACAATCTTCAACATAACTGTGATTGTTAGAGTGGCCACCACCAATTATCACATAGACGCGAGATATTCTTCTGTTATTTGCTGAGGATCGATTAACGCCAACCCCTCATTAAAAATCTCACGCCACTTGCGCCCTTCTGGGGTATTTTTAAATGCGATATAAAGTTGTTTCGACGCTAATAGCTGCTTATTCATTTCCAGCTTTTTTTTAAGCGCTATGAGATGGGGTTGATGAATATAATAGTTGTACACGTACTTATCGATCACCGCGCCATGAACTCTACCAGTAGCCACCTTACGAATATTATGTTCGTCAGAACTAACGACTTCGACCTGCTGAGCACCGCTTGTAATCATCTCATCCAGCTCAATGGTATTCACATAGCCTTGCACTACGCCAAGGGTATATTGATTGAGGTCTTTTATGTCAGACCATTTAATGGGGTTTACTTGTTGCTCGAGTATGCCAAGGGGACTTGTGCCTATGGACTCAGAGAACAAGTATTGATCTGTAGGGTGGTCATATTCAGGAAAATAGCCACTATATATCGTATCTTCTCGGCTCACCATTCTGATCGTTCGGCTCCAAGGGTAATAATCGACATGCAGTTCATGCCCCATTGCCCTTAATGCTGCGTGAACGACTGCAACAGATGCACCACCATTGGCAAGTTGTTCGCCCGTGTAGGGTGGCCAATTCAAAGAAGATAACTGAAGGGTGTCAGCCTTTACATTGAACGTCATTACGCCAACAAAAAAAATAGCAAACAAAAACAAATGATTGCCTGCCAGCTTGTCCCAATTAGTCCCCTTGATATAAACCACTAAACTGATATTCCCGTAGCTAATTAACACCGGTATCTAATTATAGACGCTAGATTACAAAGCAAGAATATTCGTTTTGTTACAGTTATTGGTTAGCTAACTGGTTAAAAATAGTGCAACCTTGTCTGACACAGTTAACGCTAAAGGAGAATGCTGATGGCACGTAAAATAGCAATTACGATTATCGGTAGCATATTAACCCTACTCGGGATCATTCTGATTGTGCTGCCGGGTCCCGCATGGTTACTGCTGCCTATCGGCCTCGCGATATTAAGCCTTGAATATGATTGGGCTAGAAAGTGGTTAAAAAAGAGTCAGGCATACATGACAAGATCAGCGTATTGGCTAGATAAAAAGATCCGCCAATTTAGATATGGTCATTAGGCTAAACATAGTCAATAGCAGGCAGGGTTGACGAAGCAATACCACCCATCCCAATCCGCTTTAGGGTTTATATTCATCTCATTACCTTTGTGATCGAAAGTTTTATTCTTCGTTGGCAAACCATCAGTTTGATGAATT encodes the following:
- a CDS encoding substrate-binding periplasmic protein; translated protein: MLISYGNISLVVYIKGTNWDKLAGNHLFLFAIFFVGVMTFNVKADTLQLSSLNWPPYTGEQLANGGASVAVVHAALRAMGHELHVDYYPWSRTIRMVSREDTIYSGYFPEYDHPTDQYLFSESIGTSPLGILEQQVNPIKWSDIKDLNQYTLGVVQGYVNTIELDEMITSGAQQVEVVSSDEHNIRKVATGRVHGAVIDKYVYNYYIHQPHLIALKKKLEMNKQLLASKQLYIAFKNTPEGRKWREIFNEGLALIDPQQITEEYLASM
- a CDS encoding YccF domain-containing protein; the encoded protein is MPLLRLIFNIAWFLLGGFVMGLAWWLAGLICFISIIGIPFGRACFVIGEMTFWPFGQESINRKSLTGSEDFGTGPLGMIGNIIWFLFFGIWLAIGHITHALACFITIIGIPFGLQHLKLAILSLTPIGQTITAKA
- a CDS encoding PGPGW domain-containing protein, giving the protein MARKIAITIIGSILTLLGIILIVLPGPAWLLLPIGLAILSLEYDWARKWLKKSQAYMTRSAYWLDKKIRQFRYGH